A single region of the Thermoleophilum album genome encodes:
- a CDS encoding MBL fold metallo-hydrolase, with protein sequence MRLTVLGKSPSWEDAGGACSGYLLEQQGHAVLLECGNGVFAKLRLYRDYRTVSAVVVSHFHGDHVLDLVPFSYALTYSPRRRPDEQRPRLLAPPRTRERLRTIASTFEDPELVERAFDIVEYAPDGEFRLGPFLFRTRSVPHFTDTFALAVSSQDQAETGSDTRFVFGADCGPSRELVEFARGASVLMLEATLIEPEAPDPGRRRGHLTPREAGEHAHAAGVERLVLTHISDEVDPAWARAEAEAAFAGEVVVAHEGLVIDLV encoded by the coding sequence ATGCGCCTGACGGTGCTCGGGAAGTCACCCTCCTGGGAAGATGCCGGCGGGGCCTGCTCTGGCTACCTGCTCGAGCAGCAGGGGCACGCGGTGCTGCTCGAGTGCGGAAACGGGGTGTTCGCGAAGCTCCGCCTCTACCGCGACTACCGAACGGTCAGCGCGGTCGTGGTCTCGCACTTTCACGGCGACCACGTGCTCGACCTCGTCCCCTTCTCCTACGCCCTCACCTACAGCCCACGGCGGAGACCCGATGAACAGCGGCCGCGGCTCTTGGCACCGCCGCGGACACGCGAGCGCTTGCGCACAATCGCGAGCACCTTCGAAGACCCCGAGCTCGTCGAACGGGCTTTCGACATCGTCGAATATGCGCCCGACGGCGAGTTCCGCCTTGGCCCCTTCCTGTTCCGCACGCGATCGGTGCCGCACTTCACGGACACGTTCGCTCTCGCGGTCAGCAGCCAGGACCAGGCTGAAACCGGCAGCGACACGCGCTTCGTGTTCGGCGCCGACTGCGGGCCGTCGCGGGAGCTCGTCGAGTTCGCCCGCGGCGCCAGTGTGCTGATGCTCGAGGCGACGCTGATCGAACCGGAGGCGCCGGACCCGGGTCGCCGACGCGGCCACCTGACCCCCCGCGAGGCGGGCGAGCACGCCCACGCTGCCGGCGTCGAGCGCCTTGTCTTGACGCACATAAGCGATGAGGTCGATCCGGCGTGGGCGCGAGCCGAGGCCGAAGCTGCCTTCGCGGGCGAGGTGGTGGTCGCCCACGAAGGGCTCGTGATCGATCTCGTCTAA
- a CDS encoding Hsp20/alpha crystallin family protein — protein MAANRRVHSRFLRLRFDVDEGFGDVLDWLGGGRGGFAPPVDVFHDEQQQRVVVVAELAGVDPRAVSVVVHGRRLVISGERPLVETPGAHLSYQQVEIERGRFRRLIELGADVEARGARAAYVDGMLRIELPLRDRSAAKDRKRVAIKPAGRDGGERA, from the coding sequence GTGGCCGCTAACCGCCGTGTGCACAGCCGTTTTCTGCGCCTGCGGTTCGATGTCGACGAAGGTTTCGGCGACGTTCTCGACTGGCTGGGCGGGGGGCGCGGCGGTTTCGCTCCTCCCGTCGACGTCTTCCACGATGAACAGCAGCAACGTGTGGTCGTTGTCGCAGAACTCGCCGGCGTCGACCCGCGCGCGGTGTCGGTCGTAGTCCACGGTCGTCGCCTCGTGATCAGCGGCGAGCGACCGTTGGTGGAAACGCCCGGCGCGCACCTGTCCTACCAGCAGGTCGAGATCGAGCGGGGACGCTTCCGGCGGCTGATCGAACTCGGGGCCGACGTCGAGGCGCGCGGTGCGCGCGCGGCTTACGTCGACGGGATGCTCAGGATCGAGCTGCCGCTGCGCGATCGGTCGGCGGCGAAGGATCGCAAGCGGGTTGCGATCAAGCCCGCTGGGCGTGACGGGGGCGAGCGGGCGTGA
- a CDS encoding NAD(P)H-binding protein: MELIVGATGYVGGRLLRQLIAEGRPVRVLVRDRSRLAVETGVEIVEGDLASGRGLREALAGATFAYYLAHSMESGRERDFQRIEQLCAKNFVAAAQRSGLERCVYLGGIAPRGRRSRHLASRLAVERILLRGLPGATALRASIVIGARSASFQVIVRLVERLRVLPLPSWRDRRTAPVDERDVVTCLARTPFTPAAAGRSIDIAAPETVTFGELVLLVAEHLGVGRLPLSLPGEHTPLAAPVVSRITGVPLALVRPLMESLEADIVPRDRKAVEEIYGIRPRPLERAIERALAELEAERPLAAR, from the coding sequence GTGGAGCTGATCGTCGGGGCAACCGGGTACGTGGGGGGCCGCTTGCTCCGCCAGCTCATAGCCGAGGGGCGCCCGGTGCGGGTGCTGGTTCGCGACCGTTCGCGACTCGCGGTCGAGACCGGGGTCGAGATTGTCGAGGGCGACCTGGCGAGCGGTCGCGGTTTGAGGGAAGCGTTAGCTGGCGCGACCTTCGCCTACTACCTCGCGCACTCGATGGAGTCGGGGCGGGAACGCGATTTCCAGCGGATCGAGCAACTCTGCGCCAAGAACTTCGTCGCCGCCGCCCAGCGCAGCGGCCTCGAGCGCTGCGTGTATCTCGGCGGCATCGCCCCGCGCGGGCGCCGTTCCCGCCACCTCGCGTCTCGGCTAGCTGTAGAGCGCATCCTTTTGCGCGGCTTGCCCGGCGCGACAGCCCTGCGCGCGTCGATCGTGATCGGCGCTCGCAGTGCGTCGTTCCAGGTGATCGTGCGGCTGGTCGAGCGCTTGCGGGTGCTGCCGCTGCCGTCTTGGCGGGATCGACGGACCGCCCCGGTGGACGAGCGCGACGTCGTCACTTGCCTCGCCCGCACGCCGTTTACGCCGGCCGCCGCCGGTCGCTCGATCGACATCGCCGCACCCGAAACCGTCACCTTCGGCGAACTGGTTCTGCTCGTCGCCGAGCATCTCGGCGTCGGCCGCCTGCCACTGTCCCTACCAGGGGAACACACGCCGCTCGCAGCTCCGGTGGTCAGTCGCATCACCGGCGTGCCGCTGGCGCTGGTGCGTCCCTTGATGGAGAGCCTCGAAGCTGACATCGTGCCGCGCGACCGCAAAGCGGTCGAGGAGATCTACGGCATCCGGCCGCGGCCGCTCGAGCGCGCGATCGAGCGAGCATTGGCGGAACTCGAAGCGGAACGGCCGCTAGCCGCTCGGTGA
- a CDS encoding SRPBCC family protein, with product MRVETSIDLPAEPERCFALVTDPERLGEWVTIHERIIEAPQLPLAKGAEMVQVVRLAGRGVEVRWRVEKLDPPRLIEWLGRGPLGSRARALYRLEPLGNGRTRFEYLNEFDLPGGPLGKVAARSVAPLARREADASLERLRALIERES from the coding sequence GTGCGCGTAGAAACATCGATCGACCTGCCCGCAGAACCCGAACGCTGTTTCGCTCTCGTCACCGATCCGGAACGTTTGGGCGAGTGGGTGACTATCCACGAGCGCATCATCGAAGCGCCGCAGCTGCCGCTCGCGAAGGGCGCCGAGATGGTCCAGGTCGTGCGTTTGGCGGGACGCGGCGTCGAGGTGCGTTGGCGCGTCGAGAAACTCGACCCGCCACGGTTAATCGAGTGGCTAGGCAGGGGACCTCTTGGCTCGAGGGCGCGGGCCTTGTACCGTCTCGAGCCGCTCGGTAACGGGCGTACGCGCTTCGAGTACTTGAACGAGTTCGACCTCCCCGGCGGGCCGCTCGGGAAGGTAGCTGCGCGCTCCGTGGCGCCGCTAGCACGCCGCGAAGCCGACGCCTCGCTCGAGCGTTTGCGAGCGCTGATCGAGCGCGAAAGCTGA
- a CDS encoding winged helix-turn-helix transcriptional regulator produces the protein MADFLDEKIKEMEARLRELRPLVDEYKRLEKALAALRGTAARPQVESTRRTRRRTTGGRRGPRRPRGSRTQEALELISQNPGIKVRELADRMQITPNYVYQLLPKLESEGKVERRDGGIYIKEQPVSAFGSVGESTVGHPTA, from the coding sequence ATGGCTGATTTCCTCGACGAGAAGATCAAAGAGATGGAAGCTCGCCTGCGCGAGCTCCGTCCGCTAGTCGACGAGTACAAGCGCCTTGAAAAGGCTTTGGCCGCTCTCCGCGGTACGGCAGCCAGACCTCAGGTCGAGAGCACTCGGCGGACCCGTCGACGCACTACTGGTGGACGCCGGGGGCCGCGTCGCCCACGCGGGTCACGCACCCAAGAGGCGCTCGAGTTGATCTCGCAGAATCCGGGCATCAAGGTGCGGGAACTCGCCGACCGCATGCAAATCACGCCCAACTACGTCTACCAACTGCTCCCCAAACTCGAGAGCGAGGGCAAGGTCGAGCGCCGCGACGGCGGGATCTACATCAAGGAGCAGCCCGTGTCAGCGTTCGGCAGCGTCGGGGAGAGCACTGTCGGACACCCCACCGCCTGA